Proteins encoded together in one Drosophila albomicans strain 15112-1751.03 chromosome 2R, ASM965048v2, whole genome shotgun sequence window:
- the LOC117575903 gene encoding leucine-rich repeat-containing protein 15-like → MHRLLLSLLLLGVECVLGLPVYDDNNNLNVSASCPDSTCSLSQLSSTFVQPLRFTDNKALQLEELLLSDCQLRALPMELLRQAPNLRVLMMLNSSVYHVNKDDFQPVKQLKQLQLQRNHISQLKNQQFVLLEQLEVLQLGHNNILVVRGQAFTGLTQLRLLGLQSNGITELADDAFDPLPQLLHLDLSDNEITYIHPRIFEHNTKLQTLLLNGNHFVQFESSTLLPLKTLRLLDLSNCHVEELQLESVQRVRIESSRLQRLIIYGGVINLQAGHNELTKLYIGDKSAVIELDLQHNLLDGNATSTLLDGMWNLQRLDLSKNNIDSLSPANNSLRLLLPSLTQLNLAYNQLEELSSMLPYRLTKLDISYNHLISVTAANFATLPNLQQLNVQDVRLTDFDYKLFHQQHPKFQELGVCDSDYRFMHILATFFTDRGIHLPVPCNHHKPSSEQITREPQLQPATEAQCGPIAGVSGIHPYWTTRDVLAFVTLVVVFVILLIQLYHILEEEGCVRRLRQRLRGRPQMVNGTHSNRRLNEEDSETSSA, encoded by the exons ATGCATAGACTATTGctttcgctgttgctgttgggagTAGAATGTGTGCTAGGATTACCCGTCTATGATGACAACAATAACCTCAATGTCAGCGCCAGTTGCCCAGATTCCACCTGCAGCCTATCGCAACTTTCGAGCACCTTTGTGCAGCCACTGCGATTCACAGACAACAAAGCGTTGCAGCTGGAGGAGCTGCTGCTAAGCGACTGTCAGCTACGAGCTCTGCCCATGGAGCTGCTGCGGCAGGCGCCCAATCTTCGAGTGTTGATGATGCTGAACAGCAGTGTATACCATGTGAACAAAGATGATTTTCAACCAGTCAAGCAGttaaaacaattgcaattgcaacgcAATCACATCTCGCAACTAAAGAACCAACAGTTTGTGCTGCTGGAGCAGCTGGAGGTGTTGCAACTGGGCCACAACAATATTCTAGTGGTTCGTGGACAGGCTTTTACGGGTCTCACCCAGCTTCGACTGTTGGGCCTGCAGAGCAATGGCATCACGGAACTGGCAGACGATGCCTTTGATCCGCTGCCCCAACTATTGCATCTCGATCTCAGCGACAATGAGATAACGTACATTCATCCACGAATCTTTGAGCACAACACTAAACTGCAGACGCTGCTGCTCAATGGCAACCACTTTGTTCAATTCGAGTCGAGCACGTTGTTGCCATTGAAAACTCTACGATTACTCGATCTGAGCAACTGTCACGTGGAGGAGTTGCAGCTCGAGAGCGTTCAAAGAGTGCGCATCGAGAGCAGCCGCTTGCAGCGCTTAATCATCTACGGCGGCGTTATCAATTTACAGGCGGGCCACAATGAGCTGACGAAGCTTTACATTGGCGATAAGAGTGCCGTCATCGAGCTCGACCTGCAGCACAATCTGCTGGATGGCAATGCCACTTCCACGCTGCTCGACGGCATGTGGAATCTGCAACGTCTCGATCTCTCTAAAAACAACATTGACTCACTTTCGCCCGCAAACAACTCtctgcgtctgctgctgcccaGTCTCACACAACTGAATCTCGCCTACAATCAGTTGGAGGAACTGTCATCAATGCTGCCCTATCGCTTGACTAAACTGGACATATCCTACAATCATCTAATCTCAGTGACGGCCGCAAACTTTGCAACTCTTCCAAATTTACAGCAACTCAATGTACAGGATGTTCGACTGACAGACTTCGACTACAAGTTGTTTCATCAACAGCATCCAAAGTTCCAGGAGCTTGGAGTGTGCGACAGTGACTACAGATTCATGCACATACTAGCCACATTTTTCACCGATCGTGGCATCCATCTGCCGGTGCCGTGCAATCACCACAAACCGAGCAGTGAACAGATCACAAGGGAGCCACAATTGCAGCCGGCGACTGAGGCACAGTGTGGCCCCATAGCTGGCGTCAGTGGCATTCATCCATATTGGACGACCCGGGACGTTTTAGCATTTGTAACGCTTGTGGTGGTATTTGTCATACTACTGATTCAGCTATATCACATTCTGGAGGAGGAGGGTTGTGTGCGTCGCTTGCGGCAGCGGCTGCGGGGCAGGCCGCAAATGGTCAATGGCACTCACAGCAACAGACGCCTCAATGAGGAGGACTCTGAA ACATCGAGTGCATAG